One region of Mus musculus strain C57BL/6J chromosome 3, GRCm38.p6 C57BL/6J genomic DNA includes:
- the Synpo2 gene encoding synaptopodin-2 isoform X2, which produces MGTGDFICISMTGGAPWGFRLQGGKEEQQPLQVAKIRSQSKASGSGLREGDEVVSINGNPCADLTYPEVIKLMEGITDSLHLLVKRPSSGTSETLDSESETTNHQHLTHEGPMESTTLQIQQATETQSEDFFLAPVQTKVPLTEDQSNAWGYAECPKEEQAPPMLGSQEGHLVEEVILRQKAEAGQPGHVVELQLSLSKERHQCTSGPIVTLQGNDKSTSPDPDWSSQLERTVHINSIPAPEKADTSLTSSTSSGRELRVIQGRDPGGAGLPQVEVILDCSDRLKAEECRLQTGRGCVASPVEGGRSEAPPSLVSFAVSSEGTEHGEDQRSGKDQSRPHKHRARHARLRRSESLSEKQVKEAKSKCKSIALLLTDAPNPNSKGVLMFKKRRRRARKYTLVSYGTGELEREEEEEEDQEAGDKDEISEVAFLGTSESEVDEELLSDVDDNTQVVNFDWDSGLVDIEKRLNRGDKMEMLPDTTGKGALMFAKRRERMEQFTAQNEEEKTGGMAGGGPDALQTDGLRTMTSYQRKEESVRMQSSVSESSFQMGRSLASVPQQNGFSGVSETAGAQRMFPMNRTAKPFLGSMNQPAAPFSPTRSVTSPISDFPAPPPYSAVSPPPEAFSRGVSSPVAGPAQPPPWPQPAPWSQPAFYDSSEQIASRDERIAVPAKRTGILQEAKRRGTTKPMFTFKETKVSPNPELLSLLQNAEGKRGTGGDSGPEEDYLSLGAEACNFMQSSAKQKTPPPVAPKPAVKSPSSSQPVAPVSPVWSPGVAPAQRPAFSTSNPPNPPQVTAVSSIKIAQPAAPPARPASALNLAGPFKGPQAVVVSHNYTPKPSAPTPLVNAAPAGAGGPSNELPGMSGKGAQLFAKRQSRMEKYVVDSDTVQAHTVRAQSPTPSLPASWKYSSNVRAPPPVAYNPIHSPSYPLAAIKSQPPGAQASKTSKKKGKKPLNTLDVMKHQPYQLNASLFTFQPPDSKDGLPQKSTVKVSSAPAMKQALPPRQANVGSPTNAQASSVYSVPAYTSQPNFFAAEATSPVSASPVPVSVPTSPKQESTSTSYFVAPRPKFSAKKSGVTVQ; this is translated from the exons atTCGAAGCCAGAGCAAGGCGTCGGGCTCCGGGCTGCGTGAGGGGGATGAAGTGGTGTCCATCAATGGCAACCCCTGTGCAGACCTTACTTACCCTGAAGTCATCAAGCTTATGGAAGGCATAACGGACTCTCTGCACTTGCTTGTTAAAAG ACCCTCTAGTGGAACAAGTGAGACTTTGGATTCTGAATCAGAAACTACAAACCATCAACATCTTACACATGAGGGGCCCATGGAAAGTACCACCCTGCAGATTCAGCAAGCCACCGAGACCCAGAGCGAAGACTTCTTTCTTGCTCCAGTCCAGACTAAAGTTCCCCTAACTGAGGACCAAAGCAATGCCTGGGGTTATGCAGAATGTCCAAAAGAAGAACAAGCTCCCCCGATGCTTGGCTCCCAGGAAGGACACTTGGTAGAAGAGGTCATCTTAAGgcaaaaggcagaagcaggccagCCAGGCCATGTGGTTGAGCTACAGCTGTCCCTCTCAAAGGAAAGACATCAATGCACCAGTGGCCCTATAGTGACTCTCCAGGGAAATGACAAATCCACGTCTCCAGACCCAGACTGGAGCTCACAACTCGAGAGGACTGTCCACATAAATTCGATCCCTGCTCCTGAGAAAGCAGACACTTCTCTGACGTCCAGCACCTCCAGTGGCCGAGAGTTGAGAGTGATCCAGGGAAGAGACCCAGGAGGCGCAGGGCTGCCCCAGGTGGAAGTGATTCTAGATTGCTCTGACAGGCTGAAGGCTGAAGAGtgcaggctgcagacaggaaGGGGGTGTGTGGCTTCTCCCGTGGAAGGAGGGCGGTCAGAAGCACCTCCTTCTCTGGTCTCCTTTGCGGTCTCGTCAGAAGGCACCGAGCACGGAGAAGATCAACGCTCGGGAAAGGATCAGAGCAGACCACACAAGCACCGTGCACGCCATGCTC GGCTCAGGAGGAGTGAAAGTCTATCTGAAAAGCAAGTGAAAGAAGCAAAGTCTAAGTGCAAAAGCATCGCCCTCCTCCTAACGGATGCTCCCAACCCAAACTCCAAGGGGGTGTTGATGTTTAAGAAGCGGAGGCGGAGGGCCCGGAAGTACACCCTAGTCAGTTACGGTACTGGCGAGCTTGagcgagaggaggaggaggaggaggaccaggaagcaggtgaCAAGGACGAGATAAGTGAGGTTGCATTTCTTGGAACCAGTGAGTCGGAAGTGGATGAAGAGTTGCTGTCTGACGTTGACGACAACACCCAAGTTGTGAACTTTGATTGGGATTCTGGACTGGTGGACATTGAAAAGAGACTCAACCGAGGGGACAAGATGGAAATGTTGCCAGACACCACAGGCAAGGGAGCGCTCATGTTtgccaagaggagagagaggatggaacAGTTCACAGCCCAAAATGAAGAGGAGAAGACGGGTGGGATGGCAGGTGGAGGACCGGATGCCCTGCAGACGGATGGTCTGAGAACCATGACTTCTTATCAGCGAAAAGAAGAATCGGTAAGAATGCAGAGCTCTGTGAGCGAAAGTTCCTTCCAGATGGGACGCAGTCTTGCCAGTGTGCCACAACAGAATGGCTTCAGTGGAGTGTCAGAGACAGCAGGGGCCCAGAGGATGTTCCCTATGAATAGAACCGCCAAACCCTTCCTGGGATCTATGAACCAGCCAGCAGCACCATTCTCCCCAACGCGGAGTGTGACAAGTCCCATCTCTGACTTCCCGGCTCCGCCACCATACTCTGCGGTCTCACCTCCACCGGAAGCCTTCTCTAGGGGGGTATCAAGCCCAGTGGCTGGCCCAGCACAGCCCCCTCCATGGCCCCAGCCTGCTCCGTGGTCACAACCAGCCTTCTATGATTCATCTGAACAAATAGCTTCCCGCGATGAGAGAATCGCAGTGCCGGCCAAAAGAACGGGAATACTGCAGGAAGCCAAAAGACGAGGCACAACAAAACCCATGTTtactttcaaagaaaccaaagtaAGCCCCAACCCCGAACTCCTGTCACTTCTTCAAAATGCAGAAGGCAAGCGAGGCACTGGAGGGGACTCTGGGCCCGAAGAAGACTACCTCAGTTTAGGCGCAGAGGCTTGTAACTTCATGCAGAGTTCTGCCAAACAAAAGACCCCACCTCCTGTCGCTCCAAAGCCTGCAGTCaagtccccctcttcctcccaacCGGTAGCCCCAGTTTCTCCAGTCTGGTCTCCAGGAGTGGCTCCAGCCCAGCGTCCTGCCTTCTCCACATCAAATCCACCGAACCCACCACAGGTCACTGCTGTGTCCTCCATCAAAATAGCTCAGCCTGCCGCCCCTCCTGCCCGGCCCGCGAGTGCGCTGAACCTGGCTGGTCCTTTCAAAGGTCCCCAAGCAGTAGTGGTCAGTCATAACTACACGCCCAAGCCATCAGCACCCACACCATTAGTAAATGCTGCTCCTGCTGGTGCAGGGGGACCATCCAATGAGCTTCCTGGAATGAGTGGGAAAGGAGCCCAACTCTTCGCTAAAAGGCAGTCTAGGATGGAGAAGTATGTGGTAGATTCCGACACAGTGCAGGCCCACACAGTTCGGGCCCAGTCTCCCACTCCATCCCTGCCCGCCAGTTGGAAGTACTCCTCCAACGTCCGAGCACCCCCGCCCGTGGCCTACAATCCTATCCATTCCCCCTCTTACCCACTGGCTGCTATCAAGTCTCAACCACCGGGTGCCCAGGCTTCCAAAACGAGCAAGAAAAAGGGCAAGAAACCTCTTAACACTTTGGATGTCATGAAGCACCAACCGTATCAGCTCAACGCGTCTTTGTTTACCTTTCAACCCCCTGATTCAAAGGATGGCCTCCCTCAGAAGTCAACAGTCAAGGTCAGTTCAGCCCCGGCCATGAAGCAAGCCCTCCCTCCCCGGCAGGCGAATGTTGGGTCTCCCACAAATGCGCAGGCTTCTTCTGTGTACTCGGTACCAGCTTATACCTCTCAGCCCAACTTCTTTGCCGCGGAGGCCACTTCACCCGTCAGCGCATCCCCGGTGCCTGTGAGTGTCCCCACCTCTCCAAAGCAAGAATCGACCTCCACATCCTATTTTGTGGCTCCAAGGCCGAAGTTCTCAGCCAAGAAAAGTGGGGTCACAGTTCAG